A genomic window from Bacteroidota bacterium includes:
- a CDS encoding outer membrane beta-barrel protein, with product MQKLIVSLLCCLFFIQLNAQQNLKGIVLNDAGTPVEFGTVALLKPVDSTLAYFGITNSSGSFEIKGVAGGKYVLQISFIGYETYDTALAVPYPNNGDLGIYILKTATVGLDAVNISAERIPLQIKGDTIEYNAASYKTQPDASAEDLLKKLPGIDVDQSGNIQAQGEDVQKVLVDGKEFFSNDPTVATKNLPADAIEKVQVYDKSSDESEFTGIEDGPQSKTINLILKEGKKSMWLGDVKAGAGTENKYQANAKVYRFTAADQIAFLGMLNNINQFGFSFRDYIDFSGGISSMMQGGGFRIETSDDIPVNFGQSIDGLITNGAAGANYTHEKTPGNRFNMSYLGNGYEKFLENTVHTENYTPDFNYVTDENGETTTENYYHRLNFNFKNKPDSMQSIFGTGGLSLNYGKSSGNSYTSTYLSDVISNSLSSITSSNSNTLSGTAQVSYIHKFSADWKYVKFSANTTISKSLNESEWDNITQYFDPGFLIIDNAYQNETNNDLGLSFDFISLRKIGKSLYLEPALGVGMYNELLQRSRGNLLEGGLPIDSLSPEFTRNNYYIQPKLSLKKTTKKTQFKFGLGAEYLHRENQVFDAAYPQSEHYYLLPELFYEVEIKAGRRFGINYAASVNAPTASQLLPVSDDINPLSVYTGNPLLEPEYVHNLFAHYMLFDQFSFTSLFTRFEVTYIQDKINFSKTINPDLTESYTLVNVDNDVSSSIGANFNTTIRPLKINVNLDLSEGYNHGINYVNDNENLINAFTHKVGLSFDNRKKDYFDLTIGGSIKYTQTDYSIETGQSGNYITNAIYLDLDVTPDSLWHIKFNGKISEYTVTGFDESTIVPLLSAEISRYILKSNRGTITLSAYDLLDKNKGITQSSAYNYLMQQETNSIGRYFMLSFKYRINKVEQNDSMQVEIN from the coding sequence ATGCAAAAATTAATTGTATCACTGTTGTGTTGCTTGTTTTTTATTCAATTAAATGCACAGCAAAATTTGAAAGGTATTGTATTAAATGATGCAGGCACACCTGTTGAATTCGGTACCGTGGCATTATTAAAACCTGTAGATTCAACGCTGGCTTATTTTGGTATTACCAATAGCAGCGGCAGTTTTGAAATAAAAGGTGTGGCAGGAGGAAAATATGTGTTGCAGATTTCATTTATTGGTTATGAAACTTATGATACTGCGCTCGCTGTTCCTTATCCGAATAATGGTGACCTCGGTATTTATATTTTAAAAACGGCTACGGTTGGTTTAGATGCTGTAAATATTTCTGCTGAGCGTATTCCGTTACAAATTAAAGGTGATACGATAGAATATAATGCAGCTTCCTATAAAACACAGCCGGATGCTTCAGCAGAAGACTTATTGAAAAAATTACCGGGCATTGATGTTGACCAATCGGGTAATATTCAGGCTCAGGGTGAAGATGTGCAGAAAGTTTTAGTGGATGGGAAGGAATTTTTCAGCAATGACCCAACCGTTGCAACAAAAAATTTACCTGCTGATGCTATTGAAAAAGTGCAGGTATATGATAAATCAAGTGATGAATCGGAATTTACCGGAATTGAAGACGGACCACAAAGTAAAACAATAAACCTGATATTAAAAGAGGGTAAAAAAAGTATGTGGCTGGGTGATGTTAAAGCAGGTGCCGGAACGGAAAATAAATATCAGGCAAATGCAAAAGTGTATCGTTTTACGGCTGCTGACCAGATTGCATTTTTAGGGATGTTGAATAATATTAATCAGTTCGGTTTTAGTTTTAGAGATTATATTGATTTTAGCGGAGGCATCAGCAGTATGATGCAGGGTGGGGGATTCAGAATTGAAACCAGTGATGATATTCCGGTAAACTTCGGACAATCAATTGACGGATTAATTACCAACGGAGCTGCCGGTGCAAATTATACGCATGAAAAAACACCGGGCAACCGCTTTAATATGAGTTACCTTGGTAATGGTTATGAGAAGTTTTTGGAAAATACAGTGCATACCGAAAATTATACACCCGATTTTAATTACGTAACCGATGAAAACGGTGAAACGACAACAGAAAATTATTACCACCGATTAAATTTCAATTTTAAAAACAAACCTGATTCCATGCAAAGTATTTTTGGGACAGGCGGATTGTCATTGAATTATGGCAAATCATCCGGTAATAGTTATACCAGCACTTATTTGTCGGATGTAATTAGTAATTCACTCAGCTCAATAACAAGCAGTAATAGTAATACCCTGAGCGGGACTGCGCAGGTAAGTTATATTCACAAATTCAGCGCTGATTGGAAATATGTAAAATTCAGCGCGAATACCACCATTTCTAAATCGTTAAATGAATCGGAATGGGATAATATTACGCAATATTTTGATCCCGGATTTTTGATTATTGATAATGCATATCAAAATGAAACGAATAATGATTTGGGTTTGTCGTTTGATTTTATTTCGTTGCGCAAAATAGGCAAATCGCTCTACCTAGAGCCTGCTTTAGGGGTGGGGATGTACAACGAATTGTTACAGCGCAGTCGCGGCAATTTATTGGAAGGTGGTTTACCTATCGATTCACTGAGTCCGGAATTTACCCGCAATAATTATTATATACAACCAAAATTATCACTAAAAAAGACCACCAAAAAAACACAGTTTAAATTTGGTTTAGGTGCTGAATATCTGCATCGTGAAAATCAGGTTTTTGATGCTGCTTATCCGCAATCGGAACATTATTATTTATTACCGGAGTTGTTTTATGAAGTGGAGATTAAAGCGGGGAGAAGGTTTGGAATCAATTATGCTGCTTCTGTAAATGCACCGACTGCATCGCAATTGTTGCCGGTATCTGATGATATTAATCCATTATCGGTGTACACAGGTAATCCGTTGTTGGAACCGGAATATGTGCACAATTTATTTGCGCATTATATGTTATTTGATCAGTTTTCATTTACGAGTTTGTTTACACGTTTTGAGGTGACTTATATTCAGGATAAAATTAATTTCTCCAAAACAATTAATCCGGATTTAACTGAATCGTATACACTGGTAAACGTGGATAATGATGTTAGCTCATCAATTGGTGCCAATTTTAATACTACTATTCGTCCGCTTAAAATTAACGTTAACCTCGATTTATCTGAAGGGTATAACCATGGAATCAATTATGTAAACGACAATGAAAATTTGATTAATGCGTTTACACATAAAGTAGGATTGAGTTTTGATAATCGGAAAAAGGATTATTTTGATTTGACGATTGGAGGCTCAATTAAATATACACAAACAGATTATAGCATTGAAACCGGACAAAGTGGTAATTATATTACGAATGCCATTTATCTCGATTTGGATGTAACACCGGATAGTTTGTGGCATATTAAATTTAATGGAAAAATATCGGAATATACGGTGACCGGTTTTGATGAAAGCACAATCGTTCCTTTGTTGAGTGCAGAAATTTCAAGATATATCTTAAAATCAAACCGGGGAACTATCACACTTTCTGCTTATGATTTGTTGGATAAAAATAAAGGCATTACGCAATCAAGCGCCTATAATTACTTAATGCAACAGGAAACCAATAGTATTGGAAGATATTTTATGCTGAGTTTCAAATACCGAATTAATAAAGTTGAACAGAACGATTCGATGCAGGTTGAAATTAATTAG
- a CDS encoding GLPGLI family protein, whose protein sequence is MKKIYLFGIILFVTASLLAQQSGTVQYQETRKLAIHFDGDMPPPPGLPTEHTMKTLLFFTAEKSLYQNDTANTDNMNIDRESEDGGRVFIQMAPPDNKVYCDLTDKKVIQQRDFLQRVFLIETALASDGWKLTGKQKMILNYPCSEAIKVIDSTKTVTVWYTPAIPVSTGPFNYVGLPGLVLEVNVNNGEQVITALSVTKTVDEKMIVKPKDGKKVTEEEFNKIVEEKMKEMGGGPGGGVMIKIEND, encoded by the coding sequence ATGAAGAAAATCTATTTATTCGGAATTATCTTATTTGTTACCGCAAGTTTGTTGGCACAGCAATCAGGCACCGTTCAGTATCAGGAAACGCGTAAACTGGCCATTCATTTTGATGGTGATATGCCGCCACCTCCGGGTTTGCCGACTGAACATACTATGAAAACCTTATTGTTTTTTACTGCTGAAAAATCCTTATATCAAAACGACACAGCGAACACCGATAATATGAATATCGACCGCGAATCGGAAGATGGGGGTCGTGTTTTTATTCAGATGGCACCGCCTGATAATAAAGTGTATTGCGATTTAACCGATAAAAAAGTAATTCAACAACGCGATTTTTTGCAAAGGGTATTTTTAATTGAAACAGCACTTGCATCTGATGGCTGGAAACTTACCGGTAAACAAAAAATGATTTTGAATTACCCATGTTCAGAAGCTATAAAAGTGATTGATAGCACAAAAACTGTCACCGTTTGGTATACACCGGCTATACCGGTTTCTACCGGACCATTTAACTATGTCGGGTTACCTGGTTTGGTGCTAGAAGTAAATGTAAATAATGGCGAACAGGTAATTACAGCATTATCGGTAACAAAAACGGTTGATGAAAAAATGATTGTTAAACCCAAAGACGGAAAAAAAGTTACCGAAGAAGAATTTAATAAAATTGTTGAAGAAAAAATGAAAGAAATGGGTGGTGGTCCTGGTGGTGGGGTAATGATTAAAATTGAAAACGATTAA